Proteins encoded together in one Catellatospora citrea window:
- a CDS encoding vWA domain-containing protein, whose amino-acid sequence MRTRVLSVMLAPAVLLSAGCDDTSDPPGGGAPYSSDPKVLQLVAGSEQQSVLDTVVKPWCQEKGYDCRFTLKGSVDQARLLASGNADYDAYWFASSVFSQIGDQAGKLSDVKPMFLTPVVYAGWRSEMQRLGFTGRTDVAVKDVLDAVESGKTTVWVTNPTQSNSGATVLFGFLNHFAGNGPGQALSQAQLDSPAVDAGISRFIQAMDATPPSTGTLMNDCLARPDACRTVFTYEDLVIEKNQELVKAGKEPLYAVYPKGALAISDAPLGFLPHGGDADPAKRALVNELQNYLLSDAGAKAKLLALGRRPATGIGLTLDNPDLSVFNPDWGIQANLREQGITYPSVAVIKAALDRYQTHYRKPVDAYYCLDGSGSMNDNKGWDGVRDAAHQIFDADQAALNLLQTHPEDITTVTVFNSGVSAGPWRVTGNDAGQLHGLTEKIVAHQPGSGTNMYACLKQAVSALTASKSTTRKSLVIVMSDGMSEDAEQAEAVAALKAAGVPVVAIAFGDDADPGQLKQVAEATGGAFVQQNDLVAALRTAAGYK is encoded by the coding sequence GTGCGAACCAGGGTGCTCTCCGTGATGCTGGCGCCAGCCGTGCTGCTGTCCGCCGGCTGCGACGACACGTCGGACCCGCCCGGCGGCGGGGCGCCGTACAGCAGCGATCCGAAGGTGTTGCAGCTCGTCGCCGGTTCCGAGCAGCAGTCGGTGCTGGACACGGTCGTCAAGCCGTGGTGTCAGGAGAAGGGCTACGACTGCCGGTTCACCCTCAAGGGATCGGTGGACCAGGCGCGGCTGCTGGCCTCGGGCAACGCCGACTACGACGCGTACTGGTTCGCCAGCTCCGTCTTCTCGCAGATCGGCGACCAGGCCGGCAAGCTGTCCGACGTCAAGCCGATGTTCCTCACCCCGGTCGTGTACGCGGGCTGGCGCAGCGAGATGCAGCGGCTCGGCTTCACCGGCCGCACCGACGTGGCCGTCAAGGACGTGCTCGACGCGGTCGAGTCCGGCAAGACCACGGTGTGGGTGACCAACCCGACCCAGTCCAATTCGGGCGCCACGGTGCTGTTCGGCTTCCTCAACCACTTCGCGGGCAACGGCCCCGGCCAGGCCCTCTCCCAGGCGCAGCTGGACTCCCCCGCCGTCGACGCCGGCATCAGCCGGTTCATCCAAGCCATGGACGCCACCCCGCCGTCCACCGGCACCCTGATGAACGACTGCCTGGCCCGGCCCGACGCGTGCCGCACCGTGTTCACCTACGAGGACCTGGTCATCGAGAAGAACCAGGAGCTGGTCAAGGCGGGCAAGGAGCCGCTGTACGCGGTGTACCCCAAGGGGGCGCTGGCGATCAGCGACGCGCCGCTGGGCTTCCTGCCGCACGGCGGCGACGCCGACCCGGCCAAGCGGGCACTGGTCAACGAGTTGCAGAACTACCTGCTCAGCGACGCCGGGGCGAAGGCGAAGCTGCTGGCGCTGGGCCGGCGCCCGGCCACCGGCATCGGCCTGACCCTGGACAACCCCGACCTGTCGGTGTTCAACCCGGACTGGGGCATCCAGGCCAACCTGCGCGAGCAGGGCATCACCTACCCGTCCGTGGCCGTGATCAAGGCGGCGCTGGACCGCTACCAGACGCACTACCGCAAGCCGGTGGACGCCTACTACTGCCTCGACGGCAGCGGCTCGATGAACGACAACAAGGGCTGGGACGGCGTACGCGACGCCGCGCACCAGATCTTCGACGCCGACCAGGCCGCACTGAACCTGCTGCAGACCCACCCCGAGGACATCACCACGGTGACCGTCTTCAACAGCGGCGTCTCCGCCGGGCCGTGGCGGGTCACCGGCAACGACGCGGGGCAGCTGCACGGGCTCACCGAGAAGATCGTCGCCCACCAGCCCGGCAGCGGCACGAACATGTACGCCTGCCTCAAGCAGGCCGTGAGCGCGCTGACCGCGTCCAAGTCGACAACCCGCAAAAGCCTGGTCATCGTGATGTCGGACGGCATGTCGGAGGACGCCGAGCAGGCCGAGGCCGTCGCCGCGCTCAAGGCGGCCGGGGTGCCCGTGGTGGCCATCGCGTTCGGCGACGACGCCGACCCGGGCCAGCTCAAGCAGGTCGCCGAGGCCACCGGTGGCGCGTTCGTGCAGCAGAACGACCTGGTCGCGGCGCTGCGTACCGCCGCGGGTTACAAGTGA
- a CDS encoding DUF6301 family protein, giving the protein MSIVRVVADPPPATVFAVLRDWRWAWSAAEVPALAEHLGWRIVHQVDGGTALAAPAADPAVRHTIAGARGEVHYLDVKLTDRVAERTEQTDRQLDEAFTRLVAEAVDVLGPVGGATPETSRQWRLPNGTVRIGRTSWSVVATWRPPDPRWAAAAAAGRYPLGGWVDFTARLRDDLLRLDGGVVLLRHGARVVQFASSHGVLCAEVVADHAAVPEPDRFSARQHEALLGLGWREPRPSGDPNWTCEPVRHLTGPGVEALADRLVATLRDVLGVDRPGHLLVESWDDDTAEPLDLAVCR; this is encoded by the coding sequence GTGAGCATCGTCCGAGTCGTCGCCGACCCGCCGCCCGCGACCGTGTTCGCCGTGCTGCGGGACTGGCGCTGGGCCTGGTCGGCCGCCGAGGTGCCGGCGCTCGCCGAACACCTGGGCTGGCGGATCGTCCACCAGGTCGACGGCGGGACGGCCCTGGCGGCCCCGGCGGCCGATCCGGCGGTGCGGCACACCATCGCCGGTGCCCGCGGCGAGGTCCATTACCTGGACGTCAAGCTCACCGACCGGGTCGCCGAGCGCACCGAGCAGACCGACCGGCAGTTGGACGAGGCTTTCACCCGGCTGGTCGCCGAGGCCGTCGACGTGCTCGGGCCGGTCGGCGGAGCCACCCCGGAGACGTCTCGCCAATGGCGGTTGCCGAACGGCACGGTGCGCATCGGCCGGACCTCCTGGTCGGTCGTGGCGACCTGGCGTCCGCCGGATCCGAGGTGGGCCGCGGCCGCAGCGGCGGGCCGGTATCCGCTGGGCGGCTGGGTGGACTTCACCGCGCGGCTGCGTGACGACCTGCTCCGGCTGGACGGCGGTGTCGTGCTGCTGCGCCACGGCGCACGCGTCGTGCAGTTCGCGTCGTCGCACGGTGTGCTGTGCGCGGAGGTCGTCGCCGACCACGCCGCCGTGCCGGAGCCCGACCGGTTCTCCGCCCGGCAGCACGAGGCTCTGCTCGGACTGGGCTGGCGCGAGCCGCGACCGTCGGGCGATCCGAACTGGACCTGCGAGCCGGTACGCCACCTGACCGGGCCGGGCGTCGAGGCGCTGGCCGACCGGCTCGTCGCGACCCTGCGCGACGTGCTCGGGGTCGACCGCCCCGGGCACCTGCTGGTGGAATCGTGGGACGACGACACCGCCGAGCCCTTGGACCTGGCCGTCTGCCGGTGA
- a CDS encoding toxic anion resistance protein, with translation MSELAIDFGSITGAPAQPAGSADSALAAVARTGEPGRLVCADLLSPAQREQALALAKQSYPRMLADTDRLAGFGNGAIDQVNTQVQRIFREVGPVKIPELTQIMHEINDRMRDFRRRYDPADPRVREVFDKFMDAVRGVFRKGRDLVEMLFEEARSVEQQLDRIAGTLVEKQQQLKRNVVLCDELYKANEAAISQLVGVIAVMEQIRDLAVAEAASIRVDPADVDRRDKEERLARITEFIQAIEVRISEFQQRLFVAWSTSPQVRNIRSLHYGLGQRLALLVNLTIPTMKLTIAQWGLLLQANQAAQMQQAVADGANEVLSAYAHAAGTGVPQIARLIQTPTIRPETILEVAASIDAQAKGIEDAVRFGQQARAEVVSAIVTAQESMSASSQHLSRTVVDLVTKAGKPLELPAAPPLPPSLLAQAPHLS, from the coding sequence ATGAGCGAGCTCGCGATCGACTTCGGCAGCATCACCGGCGCGCCGGCGCAGCCGGCGGGTAGCGCGGACAGCGCGCTGGCCGCGGTCGCCCGCACGGGCGAGCCGGGGCGGCTGGTGTGCGCCGACCTGCTCAGCCCGGCGCAGCGCGAGCAGGCGCTCGCCCTGGCCAAGCAGTCCTATCCGCGGATGCTGGCCGACACCGATCGGCTGGCCGGGTTCGGCAACGGCGCGATCGACCAGGTCAACACGCAGGTGCAGCGGATCTTCCGAGAGGTCGGGCCGGTGAAGATCCCGGAGCTGACCCAGATCATGCACGAGATCAACGACCGGATGCGTGACTTCCGGCGCCGGTACGACCCGGCCGACCCGCGGGTGCGCGAGGTGTTCGACAAGTTCATGGACGCGGTCCGGGGCGTCTTCCGCAAGGGCCGCGACCTGGTGGAGATGCTGTTCGAGGAGGCCCGGTCGGTGGAGCAGCAGCTCGACCGCATCGCGGGCACCCTGGTCGAGAAGCAGCAGCAGCTCAAGCGCAACGTGGTGCTCTGCGACGAGCTGTACAAGGCCAACGAGGCCGCGATCAGCCAGCTCGTCGGCGTCATCGCGGTGATGGAGCAGATCCGGGACCTGGCCGTGGCCGAGGCGGCGTCGATCCGCGTCGACCCGGCCGACGTCGACCGCCGCGACAAGGAGGAGCGCCTGGCCCGGATCACCGAGTTCATCCAGGCGATCGAGGTGCGCATCAGCGAGTTCCAGCAGCGGCTGTTCGTCGCCTGGTCGACCTCGCCGCAGGTGCGCAACATCCGCTCGCTGCACTACGGGCTCGGGCAGCGGCTGGCCCTGCTGGTCAACCTGACCATCCCGACCATGAAGCTGACCATCGCCCAGTGGGGCCTGCTGCTGCAGGCCAACCAGGCCGCCCAGATGCAGCAGGCGGTCGCCGACGGCGCCAACGAGGTGCTGTCGGCCTACGCCCACGCCGCGGGCACCGGCGTCCCGCAGATCGCCCGCCTGATCCAGACCCCGACGATCCGCCCGGAGACCATCCTGGAGGTCGCCGCCTCGATCGACGCCCAGGCCAAGGGCATCGAGGACGCGGTCCGTTTCGGCCAGCAGGCCCGCGCCGAGGTCGTCTCCGCGATCGTCACCGCCCAGGAGTCCATGTCCGCCAGTTCCCAACACCTCAGCCGCACCGTCGTAGACCTAGTCACCAAAGCCGGCAAACCCCTCGAACTCCCCGCCGCCCCGCCTCTACCCCCCTCCCTCCTCGCCCAAGCCCCCCACCTGAGCTGA
- a CDS encoding ATP-grasp domain-containing protein has translation MAWDLHDYRLVTASAYPGMMAPLTEHPSCVCVLSGDTDADLPGTRALSLENLDGVRRRWRFGDVARLADFVPKVLAEAPADDRPILLVPPRASTAWEAAAAAWPGRVRLAAGPMDVVERLAEDKVYIRQALQGLGVPVPEALTLDRDELDFSGVARRLDAPFIAQTPNGAGGQGTYLVRDAAELAAARHAHPHVTRWLLSRYAGDVTINVAGVVHADGVRLLPASLQISGIAQLGYAFGGYCGSDFAVPRIDPGALAQAYLHTERIGQWLATQGHRGLFGADIAVSGGDVAFLEVNPRIQGSSWLLSRLQERHGLNPCLHQHLQALLGEPLDPADALRPVLPTAGSHLLVRWTGQAGVVRSVPRPDSYAGVQVTGLPARGVTLLPGAIMARLESTASLSEPDGRGLLPATAALVGALTDAVAVEPLR, from the coding sequence GATGGCACCGCTGACCGAGCACCCCTCGTGTGTCTGCGTGCTGTCCGGCGACACCGACGCCGACCTGCCCGGCACCCGGGCACTGTCGCTGGAGAACCTCGACGGCGTACGCCGCCGCTGGCGCTTCGGCGACGTGGCACGGCTGGCCGACTTCGTCCCCAAGGTGCTGGCCGAGGCGCCCGCAGACGACCGGCCGATCCTGCTGGTGCCGCCGCGCGCCAGCACCGCCTGGGAGGCCGCGGCGGCGGCCTGGCCGGGCCGGGTGCGGCTGGCCGCCGGTCCGATGGACGTGGTGGAGCGGCTGGCCGAGGACAAGGTCTACATCCGCCAGGCCCTGCAGGGCCTCGGCGTGCCGGTGCCGGAGGCCCTGACGCTCGACCGGGACGAGCTCGACTTCTCGGGCGTGGCCCGGCGGCTGGACGCGCCGTTCATCGCGCAGACCCCCAACGGCGCGGGCGGGCAGGGCACCTACCTGGTACGCGACGCCGCCGAGCTGGCCGCGGCACGCCACGCGCACCCGCACGTCACCCGCTGGCTGCTGTCGCGCTACGCCGGGGACGTGACGATCAACGTGGCCGGGGTGGTGCACGCCGACGGCGTCCGCCTGCTGCCCGCATCGTTGCAGATCAGCGGCATCGCGCAGCTCGGCTACGCGTTCGGCGGCTACTGCGGCAGCGACTTCGCCGTGCCGCGGATCGACCCCGGCGCGCTGGCCCAGGCCTACCTGCACACCGAGCGCATCGGACAGTGGCTGGCCACGCAGGGACACCGCGGCCTGTTCGGGGCCGACATCGCGGTGTCCGGCGGCGACGTGGCTTTCCTGGAGGTCAACCCGCGTATCCAGGGCTCTTCCTGGCTGCTGAGCCGGCTGCAGGAGCGGCACGGGCTGAACCCCTGCCTGCACCAGCACCTGCAGGCGCTGCTCGGCGAGCCGCTGGACCCGGCCGACGCGCTTCGGCCGGTGCTGCCCACCGCGGGCAGCCACCTGCTGGTGCGCTGGACCGGGCAGGCCGGCGTGGTGCGGTCGGTGCCACGACCCGACTCGTACGCCGGAGTCCAGGTCACCGGCCTGCCGGCGCGCGGTGTGACGCTGCTGCCGGGAGCGATCATGGCCCGGCTGGAGTCCACCGCGAGCCTGTCCGAGCCGGACGGACGCGGCCTGCTGCCCGCCACCGCGGCGCTGGTCGGCGCACTCACCGACGCCGTGGCCGTCGAGCCGCTGCGCTGA
- a CDS encoding M20 family metallopeptidase yields MSDIPPVDPTLHRLRADLPRLTADLAELVAVESPSEDPRATAASADAVTALGSRLLGSAPERHGAHLVWSHGATRVLLIGHHDTVWPVGTLARWPFRVDGDRATGPGCFDMKAGLVQLFHALSLRPSLDGVTVVVNGDEEIGSPDSRVLIERVARGARAALICEPSADGALKTARKGIARYRLEISGRAAHAGLDPGRGVNAAVELAHQILAVAGLGDGETTVTPTVLAGGSTENTVPAAAGVAVDVRAYHQAEFERVDRAMQGLRPVLAGSRLTVHGGVHRPALPPTASARLYELARTVAAELGLAAPAGVAVGGASDGNLTAGYGIPTLDGLGPVGGNAHAEGEWVDLPAMAERAALLAALVDRVLRPRA; encoded by the coding sequence ATGTCAGACATCCCGCCCGTCGACCCCACCCTGCACCGCCTGCGGGCAGACCTGCCCCGGCTGACCGCGGACCTCGCCGAGCTGGTCGCCGTCGAGTCGCCCTCCGAGGACCCGCGTGCCACGGCCGCCAGCGCCGACGCGGTGACCGCCCTCGGCAGCCGCCTGCTCGGCAGCGCCCCCGAGCGCCACGGCGCCCACCTCGTCTGGAGCCACGGCGCAACCCGCGTGCTGCTGATCGGCCACCACGACACGGTCTGGCCGGTCGGCACCCTGGCCCGCTGGCCGTTCCGGGTCGACGGCGACCGGGCCACCGGGCCCGGCTGCTTCGACATGAAGGCGGGCCTGGTCCAGCTGTTCCACGCGCTGTCCTTGCGGCCCTCCCTCGACGGGGTCACCGTCGTCGTCAACGGCGACGAGGAGATCGGCTCGCCCGACTCCCGGGTGCTCATCGAACGCGTGGCCCGCGGCGCCCGAGCCGCCCTGATCTGCGAGCCCAGCGCCGACGGCGCGCTCAAGACCGCCCGCAAGGGCATCGCCCGCTACCGCCTGGAGATCTCGGGCCGGGCCGCCCACGCGGGCCTGGACCCGGGCCGCGGGGTCAACGCCGCAGTGGAGCTGGCCCACCAGATCCTGGCGGTGGCCGGGCTCGGCGACGGCGAGACCACGGTGACCCCGACGGTGCTGGCGGGCGGCAGCACCGAGAACACGGTCCCGGCCGCCGCCGGTGTCGCCGTCGACGTGCGCGCCTACCACCAGGCCGAATTCGAGCGGGTGGACCGGGCGATGCAGGGGCTGCGCCCCGTCCTGGCGGGCAGCCGGCTGACCGTGCACGGCGGCGTGCACCGGCCCGCGCTGCCGCCGACCGCCTCGGCGCGGCTCTACGAGCTCGCCCGCACCGTGGCGGCGGAGCTGGGGCTGGCCGCGCCCGCGGGCGTCGCGGTCGGCGGAGCCTCCGACGGCAACCTGACCGCCGGATACGGCATCCCGACCCTCGACGGGCTCGGCCCGGTCGGCGGCAACGCCCACGCCGAGGGCGAATGGGTCGACCTGCCCGCGATGGCCGAGCGGGCCGCGCTGCTCGCCGCACTCGTCGATCGGGTGCTGCGTCCCCGGGCGTAG
- a CDS encoding HD domain-containing protein, translating to MQLIISDHLVPAHAMGLADELLADLPQRWSHTAGVAGRAADLAAAVDPADRQLLLCAAWLHDIGYAAAARDTGFHPLDGARLLLRRGWPMRLCALVAHHSGASFLAAAQGVRGMAEFGDEHSAVTDALACADQTTGVRGESVFLEDRLAEVLRRHGACSPHAVAHAGRAPYLRSAAERVQARLLSAATA from the coding sequence GTGCAGCTGATCATCAGCGATCATCTCGTCCCGGCCCACGCCATGGGCCTGGCCGACGAGCTGCTGGCCGACCTGCCGCAGCGGTGGTCGCACACGGCCGGGGTGGCCGGACGGGCGGCAGACCTCGCCGCCGCCGTCGACCCGGCCGACCGGCAGCTGCTGCTCTGCGCGGCGTGGCTGCACGACATCGGATACGCCGCCGCGGCCCGGGACACCGGATTCCACCCCCTGGACGGGGCCCGCCTGCTGCTGCGGCGGGGCTGGCCGATGCGGCTGTGCGCGCTGGTGGCCCACCACTCCGGGGCGTCCTTCCTGGCCGCGGCGCAGGGTGTGCGCGGCATGGCCGAGTTCGGCGACGAGCATTCGGCGGTCACCGACGCGCTGGCCTGCGCCGACCAGACCACGGGCGTACGCGGGGAGTCGGTGTTCCTGGAGGACCGGCTGGCCGAGGTGCTGCGGCGGCACGGGGCGTGCTCGCCGCACGCGGTCGCCCACGCGGGCCGGGCGCCGTACCTGCGCTCCGCCGCCGAGCGGGTGCAGGCGCGCCTGCTCAGCGCCGCGACGGCCTGA
- a CDS encoding NAD(P)H-dependent glycerol-3-phosphate dehydrogenase, giving the protein MGAGSWGSVFAKILAEAGGEVTMWARRESIAEAIRTTGRNPDYFPEAALPRNVTATSDPASALAGADLVVLAVTSQTLRANLTAWAGQIPADATLVSLMKGIELGTTKRMSEVIVETAGVDPSRVAVVTGPNIAPELVARQPAAAVVACTDLSRATAVQEAITTPYFRPYTNDDVIGCELGGAVKNVIALAYGIATSMELGENIKATLITRGLAETTRLGVALGADPLTFAGLSGLGDLVATCCSPLTRNRTFGEHLGRGLSLEQAQAATRYTAEGVKSCLAIRDLAHAHGVEMPITEQVERICHEGVDPKVALATLMSRQTKPE; this is encoded by the coding sequence ATGGGAGCCGGCTCCTGGGGAAGCGTCTTCGCGAAGATCCTGGCGGAGGCCGGCGGCGAGGTGACCATGTGGGCCCGCCGGGAGTCCATCGCGGAGGCGATCCGCACCACCGGGCGCAACCCCGACTACTTCCCCGAGGCCGCCCTGCCGCGCAACGTCACCGCGACGTCCGACCCGGCCTCGGCCCTGGCCGGAGCCGACCTGGTCGTGCTCGCGGTGACCTCGCAGACGCTGCGCGCCAACCTCACCGCCTGGGCCGGGCAGATCCCCGCCGACGCGACGCTGGTCTCCCTGATGAAGGGGATCGAGCTGGGCACGACCAAGCGGATGAGCGAGGTCATCGTGGAGACCGCCGGGGTCGACCCGAGCCGGGTCGCCGTGGTCACCGGTCCCAACATCGCTCCCGAGCTCGTCGCCCGCCAGCCCGCCGCGGCCGTGGTCGCCTGCACGGACCTGAGCCGCGCGACCGCGGTGCAGGAGGCGATCACCACGCCCTACTTCCGGCCGTACACCAACGACGACGTGATCGGGTGCGAGCTGGGCGGGGCGGTCAAGAACGTGATCGCGCTGGCGTACGGCATCGCCACCTCGATGGAGTTGGGCGAGAACATCAAGGCGACCCTGATCACGCGTGGGCTGGCCGAGACCACCCGGCTCGGGGTCGCGCTGGGCGCGGACCCGCTCACCTTCGCGGGCCTGTCGGGGCTGGGCGACCTGGTGGCCACCTGCTGCTCGCCGCTGACCCGCAACCGCACCTTCGGCGAGCACCTGGGCCGCGGCCTGAGCCTGGAGCAGGCCCAGGCGGCCACCCGGTACACCGCCGAGGGCGTGAAGAGCTGCCTGGCCATCCGGGACCTGGCGCACGCGCACGGGGTGGAGATGCCGATCACCGAGCAGGTCGAGCGCATCTGCCACGAGGGCGTCGACCCGAAGGTCGCGCTGGCCACCCTGATGAGCCGCCAGACCAAGCCGGAGTAG
- a CDS encoding GntR family transcriptional regulator, which produces MDTVRSSGAPAYQRIAAAYRSLIMSGELRPEDRLPTEHEIADRFGVVRQTVRTGLGILVTEGLIVARRPHGYFVRRREHMVYRPQEKSRPRPASPEMDRFSQQIVAEGRTPHQAIEVSLVQAAPDLAQRLGIAAGETVVARRRVRFINGEPTNINDSHFPIDLVKDSEIMSPAYLPRGTDQVLADLGYRQDRAIDEIFIRMPTPEEIHRLSLGPGTPVAAHYDTGYTAAGQPVHCTLNVLPGDRHKIVFERHWQEEPAG; this is translated from the coding sequence GTGGACACGGTCCGGAGTTCGGGGGCGCCCGCATATCAGCGCATCGCGGCCGCGTACCGCAGCCTGATCATGTCCGGTGAGCTGCGGCCGGAGGATCGGCTGCCGACCGAACATGAGATCGCCGACCGGTTCGGCGTGGTGCGCCAGACCGTGCGCACCGGGCTCGGCATCCTGGTGACCGAGGGGCTGATCGTCGCCCGGCGGCCGCACGGCTACTTCGTGCGCCGCCGTGAGCACATGGTCTACCGCCCGCAGGAGAAGTCCCGGCCCCGCCCGGCCTCGCCCGAGATGGACCGGTTCTCGCAGCAGATCGTCGCCGAGGGGCGCACCCCGCACCAGGCGATCGAGGTGTCACTGGTGCAGGCCGCGCCCGACCTGGCGCAGCGACTGGGCATCGCGGCCGGGGAGACCGTCGTGGCGCGTCGCCGGGTCCGGTTCATCAACGGCGAGCCGACCAACATCAACGACTCGCACTTCCCGATCGACCTGGTCAAGGACTCGGAGATCATGTCCCCGGCCTACCTGCCCCGCGGCACCGACCAGGTGCTGGCCGACCTGGGCTACCGGCAGGACCGCGCCATCGACGAGATCTTCATCCGGATGCCGACGCCCGAGGAGATCCACCGGCTCAGCCTCGGCCCCGGCACCCCGGTCGCGGCCCACTACGACACCGGCTACACCGCGGCCGGGCAGCCGGTGCACTGCACCCTCAACGTGCTGCCCGGCGACCGCCACAAGATCGTCTTCGAGCGGCACTGGCAGGAGGAGCCCGCCGGCTGA
- a CDS encoding VOC family protein: MTMALHSITVDCHDCYAQSLFWTKVTGWPEDPADPNGPGDPNGRLVGPHGVNLLFIPVPEGKTVKNRMHLDLQPQERSRDEEVERLVGIGATIVSDQRRPDGRGWVVMADPEGNEFCVERGPLG, translated from the coding sequence ATGACCATGGCTCTGCACAGCATCACCGTCGACTGTCACGACTGCTACGCCCAGTCCCTGTTCTGGACGAAGGTCACCGGCTGGCCGGAGGACCCCGCCGACCCGAACGGGCCCGGCGACCCCAACGGCCGCCTGGTCGGCCCGCACGGCGTCAACCTGCTGTTCATCCCGGTCCCGGAGGGCAAGACGGTGAAGAACCGGATGCACCTCGACCTGCAGCCGCAGGAGCGCAGCCGCGACGAGGAGGTCGAGCGCCTGGTCGGCATCGGCGCGACGATCGTCTCCGACCAGCGCCGCCCCGACGGGCGCGGCTGGGTCGTCATGGCCGACCCGGAGGGCAACGAGTTCTGCGTCGAGCGCGGCCCGCTGGGCTGA